One region of Oryza glaberrima chromosome 7, OglaRS2, whole genome shotgun sequence genomic DNA includes:
- the LOC127780198 gene encoding uncharacterized protein LOC127780198, translating to MLFDDYFSRRIVPLQEQPRGAWAYTGYDQMRTYVGIGARKTRGLCDRDRESILAVMMAVGAAGGRSRGGAAGGSGGNSAGSSSAAAGGKRAGSSGGGGSFRAPGPSHGVGKGPATDAKGKRKVSRSEPPSPLHGGVAKRTVDRPPTSHKRPATAEPKRKKKRLLKIGQMEPCQGSFIEPPEWTFKHPPTPQTVPVKEEKTPLVEFRPSLTEKYDDSVYDYRGAPGFPRASTMSGWSIAATSWPIDGPSSLLMRRGQWWYAREFRSLIVIYAVCLPGQPLPVPEYAWQTVTLDFIEGLPRSSGFDCIPVVVDKFGKYAHFVALSHPFTVFDVASDLDSPVCLPLVVNPDTIEPVQVLARRVLKKGAGTSEQVLVRWTGQMSEDATWEDAGMLRQQFPTGPAWGQADFDGGRNVADSTVSGFTGTTISARRAHMDGICLVNTKRRLTLRPCVEVDHSSKRVRSRCVKFESLPKDIVSRIISQLTLKEAVVMSSTSTKLRRAWIYHPNLYLDTSIVFGSSDRHKRVPSTETFIDTVNFILRTHSGLGVNKLAVMFELRKEHAHDIDGWVSFAVTSKARVVTLNFSPYHGSHDRSYNFPCHLFNGKSGSHLQVLQLDTVTLGPSPPGFCGFANLTMLTLENVLVLRDLQFLVKCPALEWLTIRMCSQLHNLYAPELLPRLTFLCVQDCAIDKIDVHAPNLTTFKYRGCLKVIIALRECLKLKTASIVSPIEDNLYYIFTELPNELPHVERLHVNVFVKTQIPGFTQAPHKFINLRHLTMRITYEIAKRFGRNTVLQLAYFLEAAPFLVDLHLNMLCLDFYESRPARDVIMNRPHYSLKRACITGFNGNGEQVALVKFILKNAVKLEEMDIDPKGRITNQMMGEHKGRRMIKEKLVPKDKNGLLVIL from the exons ATGTTGTTCGACGACTACTTCAGCCGCCGCATCGTGCCCCTTCAAGAACAGCCCCGCGGCGCGTGGGCCTACACTGGGTACGACCAGATGCGCACCTATGTGGGGATTGGGGCGAGAAAGACGCGCGGGCTGTG CGACCGCGACCGGGAGAGTATCCTGGCCGTGATGATGGCGGTCGGTGCGGCCGGAGGTCGGTCCCGCGGGGGCGCCGCtgggggcagcggcggcaacaGCGCTGGGAGCAGCAGTGCGGCAGCAGGTGGCAAACGGGCCGGCAgttccggcggtggcggcagcttCAGGGCGCCTGGCCCGAGCCATGGGGTGGGAAAAGGCCCGGCCACCGAcgcaaaagggaagcggaaggtTTCTAGGTCCGAGCCGCCTTCCCCTCTACACGGCGGCGTCGCCAAGCGCACAGTCGACCGGCCACCGACCAGCCACAAGCGTCCCGCCACGGCGGAGCCGAAGCGGAAGAAGAAGAGGCTTTTGAAGATAGGGCAGATGGAGCCATGCCAGGGGAGCTTCATCGAGCCCCCGGAGTGGACCTTCAAACACCCCCCCACCCCACAG ACCGTCCCTGTAAAGGAGGAGAAGACGCCACTGGTGGAGTTCCGCCCCAGCCTCACCGAGAAGTATGACGACAGCGTATATGACTATCGTGGTGCTCCCGGCTTCCCGAGGGCCTCGACGATGTCTGGGTGGTCGATCGCCGCGACATCATGGCCGATCGACGGGCCCTCCTCCTTGCTGATGAGGAGAGGGCAGTGGTGGTATGCGAG GGAATTTAGGTCACTTATAGTCATATACGCCGTTTGTTTGCCTGGCCAG CCATTACCAGTTCCTGAGTATGCTTGGCAGACTGTTACTCTTGACTTTATTGAGGGTCTGCCGAGATCATCTGGGTTTGATTGTATTCCTGTAGTGGTGGACAAGTTCGGTAAATATGCTCATTTTGTGGCTTTGTCCCATCCTTTCACGGTGTTTGATGTGGCTTCTGA TCTTGATTCTCCGGTATGTCTTCCACTGGTGGTTAATCCTGACACCATTGAACCTGTTCAAGTTTTGGCTCGTCGGGTTTTGAAGAAAGGAGCTGGTACTTCTGAGCAGGTCCTTGTTCGTTGGACTGGACAAATGTCGGAGGATGCAACTTGGGAAGATGCGGGGATGCTTCGTCAGCAATTCCCTACTGGAccggcttggggacaagccgaTTTTGATGGAGGGAGGAATGTTGCAGACTCTACAGTATCTG GCTTCACAGGTACAACCATTTCAGCCAGAAGAGCACACATGGATGGGATCTGTCTAGTAAACACAAAAAGGAGACTGACGCTCAGGCCATGTGTTGAAGTAGATCACAGCAGCAAGCGGGTAAGATCGCGATGTGTTAAGTTTGAGTCTCTCCCAAAG GACATAGTGTCAAGGATTATTTCACAACTAACATTGAAGGAAGCTGTTGTAATGAGCTCGACATCGACCAAGTTGAGAAGAGCTTGGATTTACCATCCTAATCTTTACTTGGACACTTCAATAGTGTTTGGCAGTTCTGATCGCCATAAGCGAGTGCCGAGCACTGAGACGTTTATTGACACAGTCAATTTTATCTTGAGGACGCACAGTGGTTTAGGAGTGAACAAACTTGCTGTTATGTTTGAGTTGAGGAAGGAGCATGCACACGACATTGATGGATGGGTTTCCTTTGCTGTTACATCCAAGGCAAGGGTTGTCACCCTCAACTTTTCTCCATATCATGGATCGCATGATCGCAGTTACAACTTCCCATGTCATCTTTTCAACGGCAAAAGTGGATCTCACCTTCAAGTTCTTCAACTTGATACCGTTACTTTAGGTCCAAGTCCTCCTGGCTTTTGTGGCTTTGCTAACCTTACAATGCTTACTTTGGAGAATGTGCTTGTATTGCGCGATTTGCAGTTCTTAGTGAAATGCCCTGCCCTTGAATGGTTGACTATCCGAATGTGCTCCCAGTTACATAATTTGTATGCTCCTGAACTATTGCCGCGGTTGACATTTTTGTGTGTACAAGATTGTGCAATTGACAAGATTGATGTTCATGCCCCTAATCTCACCACATTTAAGTATAGAGGTTGTCTTAAAGTTATTATTGCCCTTCGGGAATGCTTGAAGCTTAAGACTGCAAGCATTGTATCCCCCATTGAGGACAACCTTTACTATATTTTCACTGAGCTTCCAAATGAGTTACCTCATGTTGAGAGACTACACGTGAATGTTTTTGTGAAGACTCAG ATACCTGGATTTACTCAGGCCCCTCACAAATTTATCAATTTAAGGCATCTGACCATGAGGATAACCTATGAAATTGCTAAACGCTTTGGTAGAAATACAGTTCTGCAACTAGCATATTTTTTGGAAGCTGCTCCGTTTTTGGTGGACCTTCATTTGAAT ATGCTGTGTTTAGATTTTTATGAGTCCCGTCCTGCAAGAGACGTGATTATGAATCGCCCTCACTACAGTCTCAAGAGAGCTTGCATAACCGGATTCAATGGCAATGGAGAGCAAGTTGCACTAGTAAAATTTATCCTCAAGAATGCAGTAAAATTGGAGGAAATGGATATAGATCCAAAAGGTAGAATAACGAACCAAATGATGGGAGAGCACAAAGGCCGTAGAATGATTAAGGAAAAACTTGTTCCAAAAGACAAGAATGGCCTACTTGTAATTCTATAA